The following proteins are encoded in a genomic region of Gymnogyps californianus isolate 813 chromosome 19, ASM1813914v2, whole genome shotgun sequence:
- the KCNJ16 gene encoding inward rectifier potassium channel 16 encodes MRKMTEQSGCYRPVNIQGNKISYQGTCQESPEMGMKRLQNRFLHKDGSCNVYFKHIFGEWESYVVDIFTTLVDIKWRHMFVIFSLSYVLSWLFFGLVFWLIAIQHGDLFNDEEITPCVANVHSFTGAFLFSLETQTTIGYGYRCVTEECSVAILMVILQSVLSCIIDTFIIGAALAKMATARKRAQTIRFSYYAVVGLRDDKFCLMWRIGDFRPNHMVEGSVRAQLLRYKEDKEGRMTMEYKDLKLLNDQIILVTPVTVVHEIDSESPLYGLDRKALAKDNFEILVTFVYTGDSTGTSHQSRSSYVPREILWGHRFNDVLHVKKKYYKVDCLQFEETTEVYAPHCSAMQLDRKEQEWNRTEKTREKEAETSALEIKSFSTNQKSFSAVALITSCEDPEDPVTAVNQPSGEISYQKAAVTLSRLSIESQI; translated from the coding sequence ATGAGAAAGATGACTGAACAGAGTGGTTGCTATAGGCCTGTAAACATACAGGGAAATAAGATCAGTTACCAAGGCACTTGTCAAGAAAGCCCTGAAATGGGGATGAAAAGATTGCAGAATCGATTTCTCCACAAGGATGGCAGCTGCAATGTGTACTTCAAACACATCTTTGGGGAATGGGAGAGCTATGTAGTGGACATATTTACCACACTGGTGGACATCAAGTGGCGCCATATGTTTGTGATATTCTCATTGTCGTATGTTCTTTCATGGTTGTTCTTTGGACTAGTCTTCTGGCTGATAGCAATCCAACATGGAGATTTATTCAACGATGAAGAAATAACCCCCTGTGTTGCAAATGTCCACAGCTTCACAGGAGCATTCCTATTCTCCCTTGAAACCCAAACGACCATTGGTTATGGTTACCGCTGTGTTACAGAAGAGTGCTCTGTTGCAATCCTCATGGTTATCCTGCAGTCAGTATTAAGCTGCATTATTGACACCTTCATAATCGGAGCAGCCTTGGCCAAAATGGCCACAGCTCGAAAAAGAGCTCAAACCATTCGTTTCAGCTACTATGCTGTAGTTGGCTTAAGGGATGATAAATTTTGCCTCATGTGGCGCATTGGCGATTTCCGGCCAAATCACATGGTTGAGGGCTCTGTACGAGCTCAGCTTCTGCGCTACAAGGAAGACAAGGAGGGGAGAATGACGATGGAATACAAGGACTTGAAGTTACTAAATGACCAGATCATACTTGTTACACCAGTGACTGTCGTACATGAAATTGATAGTGAGAGCCCCTTGTATGGTCTAGACCGGAAAGCTCTGGCCAAGGACAACTTTGAAATCTTGGTCACATTTGTCTACACTGGTGATTCAACAGGAACTTCACATCAGTCAAGAAGCTCTTATGTCCCCAGAGAGATTCTTTGGGGCCATAGGTTTAACGATGTCttacatgtaaagaaaaaatactataaGGTGGATTGCTTGCAGTTTGAAGAAACCACAGAGGTTTATGCTCCTCACTGCAGTGCCATGCAACTGGATCGGAAGGAGCAAGAATGGAACCGAACCGAGAAGACGCgggaaaaagaagcagagacGTCAGCACTGGAGATCAAGTCATTTAGTACTAACCAAAAGTCATTTAGTGCAGTTGCTCTCATCACTAGTTGTGAAGATCCAGAAGACCCAGTGACAGCTGTCAATCAGCCTTCTGGAGAAATTTCTTATCAGAAAGCAGCTGTGACCTTAAGTAGGCTATCAATAGAGTCCCAAATCTAG